The proteins below are encoded in one region of Apium graveolens cultivar Ventura chromosome 4, ASM990537v1, whole genome shotgun sequence:
- the LOC141720810 gene encoding translocase of chloroplast 34 has product MASMLIREWTGIQTFPPATQTKLIELLAQLKEKDVSELTILVMGKGGVGKSSTVNSVIGEKAVTVSAFQSENPRPVMISRVRSGFTFNIIDTPGLVEGGYVNDQALELIKRFLLNKTIDVLLYVDRLDAYRVDNLDRQIVNAITDSFGKDIWRRGIVVLTHAQLSPPDQLGYDEFFARRSEALLKVVGLGAKIKNIQDAIPVVLVENSGRCNKNDSEEKILPNGVAWIPNLVKTITEVVSNGSKSILVDKKLIDGPNPNEKGKWFIPLIAAFQYFFIVGHYQNLIKKDIAAEKESSKP; this is encoded by the exons ATGGCATCTATGCTAATCCGAGAATGGACTGGAATTCAAACTTTTCCACCTGCCACACAAACCAAACTCATTGAATTGTTGGCGCAGCTGAAGGAAAAG GATGTGAGCGAATTGACAATCCTTGTAATGGGGAAAGGTGGTGTCGGAAAATCTTCAACTGTGAACTCAGTTATAGGGGAGAAAGCGGTTACTGTCAGTGCTTTTCAA TCAGAAAATCCAAGGCCTGTGATGATTTCACGTGTACGGTCCGGATTTACATTTAATATTATTGATACTCCAGGGCTTGTTGAGGGAGGATATGTGAATGACCAGGCCCTCGAGTTGATTAAAAG GTTTCTTTTGAACAAGACAATAGATGTGCTGCTATATGTGGACCGCTTGGATGCATATAGGGTGGACAACTTGGATCGTCAGATAGTTAATGCTATAACTGATAGTTTCGGAAAGGATATATGGCGTAGAGGTATAGTGGTCCTCACACATGCTCAGCTCTCTCCACCAGATCAATTGGGGTATGATGAATTTTTCGCCAGAAGATCAGAGGCTCTCCTGAAAGTTGTAGGCCTTGGAGCTAAGATTAAAAACATTCAG GATGCGATCCCTGTTGTTTTGGTTGAAAACAGTGGAAGATGTAACAAGAATGACAGTGAGGAGAAG ATTCTTCCCAATGGAGTTGCTTGGATTCCTAACTTGGTGAAAACCATAACAGAAGTCGTTTCAAATGGAAGCAAAAGTATCTTGGTTGACAAAAAGTTGATTGATGGGCCAAATCCAAATGAAAAAGGAAAATGGTTTATTCCTTTAATCGCGGCATTCCAA TACTTCTTCATAGTCGGTCACTACCAAAATTTAATCAAAAAAGATATCGCAGCGGAGAAAGAATCATCCAAGCCCTAA